In Peromyscus eremicus chromosome 2, PerEre_H2_v1, whole genome shotgun sequence, a single genomic region encodes these proteins:
- the Adgrb2 gene encoding adhesion G protein-coupled receptor B2, which produces MPQWMSFLLCFLWGTLKVRGAKGEEPEEEPKVKTQWPRSADEPGLYMAQTGDPAAEEWSPWSVCSLTCGQGLQVRTRSCVSSPYGTLCSGPLRETRPCNNSATCPVHGVWEEWGSWSLCSRSCGRGSRSRMRTCVPPQHGGKACEGPELQTKLCSMAACPVEGQWLEWGPWGPCSSSCANGTQQRSRKCSVAGPAWATCTGALTDTRECSNLECPATDGKWGPWNAWSLCSKTCDTGWQRRFRMCQASGTQGYPCEGTGEEVKPCSEKRCPAFHEMCRDEYVMLMTWKKAAAGEIIYNKCPPNASGSASRRCLLSAQGVAYWGLPSFARCISHEYRYLYLSLREHLAKGQRMLAGEGMSQVVRSLQELLARRTYYSGDLLFSVDILRNVTDTFKRATYVPSADDVQRFFQVVSFMVDSENKDKWDDAQQVSPGSVHLLRVVEDFIHLVGDALKAFQSSLIVTDNLVISIQREPISAVSSDITFPMRGRRGMKDWVRHSEDRLFLPKEVLSLSPPGKPATPGAATAGSPGRGRGPGTVPPGPGHAHQRLLPADPDESSYFVIGAVLYRTLGLILPPPRPPLAVTSRVMTVTVRPPTQPPAEPLITVELSYIINGTTDPHCASWDYSRADASSGDWNTENCQTLETQAAHTRCQCQHLSTFAVLAQPPKDLTLELAGAPSVPLVIGCAVSCMALLTLLAIYAAFWRFIKSERSIILLNFCLSILASNILILVGQSRVLSKGVCTMTAAFLHFFFLSSFCWVLTEAWQSYLAVIGRMRTRLVRKRFLCLGWGLPALVVAVSVGFTRTKGYGTSSYCWLSLEGGLLYAFVGPAAVIVLVNMLIGIIVFNKLMARDGVSDKSKKQRAGSERCPWASLLLPCSACGAIPSPLLSSASARNAMASLWSSCVVLPLLALTWMSAVLAMTDRRSVLFQALFAVFNSAQGFVITAVHCFLRREVQDVVKCQMGVCRADESEDSPDSCKNGQLQILSDFEKDVDLACQTVLFKEVNTCNPSTITGTLSRLSLDEDEEPKSCLVGPEGGLSFSPLPGNILVPMAASPGLGEPPPPQETNPVYMCGEGGLRQLDLTWLRPSEPGSEGDYMVLPRRTLSLQPGGGGTGGEEAPRARPEGTPRRAAKTLAHTEGYPSFLSVEHSGLGLGPAYGSLQNPYGMTFQPPPPTPSARQVPEPGERSRTMPRTVPGSTMKLGSLERKKLRYSDLDFEKVMHTRKRHSELYHELNQKFHTFDRYRSQSSAKEKPSPGERPGLSQHRRHQSWSTFKSMTLGSLPPKPRERLALHRAAAWEPTEPPDGDFQTEV; this is translated from the exons ATGCCACAGTGGATGTCGTTCCTGTTGTGCTTCCTCTGGGGGACCCTCAAGGTTAGGGGTGCCAAAG GTGAGGAGCCGGAAGAGGAACCGAAGGTGAAAACCCAGTGGCCAAGGTCTGCAGATGAGCCTGGGCTATACATGGCGCAGACAG GCGACCCGGCAGCTGAGGAGTGGTCCCCGTGGAGCGTGTGTTCCCTGACGTGTGGTCAGGGTCTGCAGGTGCGGACCCGCTCCTGCGTGTCCTCCCCCTATGGGACTCTGTGCAGCGGGCCCCTTCGGGAGACCCGGCCTTGCAACAATTCAGCCACCTGCCCAG TGCACGGCGTGTGGGAGGAGTGGGGGTCCTGGAGCCTGTGCTCCCGCAGCTGCGGGCGGGGGTCCCGGAGTCGGATGCGGACCTGCGTGCCCCCCCAGCACGGCGGCAAGGCCTGCGAGGGTCCCGAGCTGCAGACTAAACTCTGCAGTATGGCCGCCTGCCCGG TGGAAGGCCAGTGGCTAGAATGGGGTCCCTGGGGCCCATGCTCTTCATCTTGTGCCAACGGGACCCAGCAGCGCAGCCGGAAGTGCAGTGTGGCTGgtccagcctgggccacatgcaCAGGTGCCCTTACCGACACTCGCGAGTGCAGCAATCTCGAATGCCCGG CCACTGACGGCAAGTGGGGGCCATGGAACGCATGGAGCCTGTGCTCCAAGACCTGTGACACCGGTTGGCAGCGCCGTTTCCGCATGTGCCAGGCTTCGGGCACACAGGGTTACCCTTGTGAGGGCACAGGAGAGGAGGTGAAGCCCTGCAGTGAGAAGAGGTGCCCAG CCTTCCACGAGATGTGCAGGGATGAGTACGTGATGCTGATGACGTGGAAGAAGGCAGCGGCCGGCGAGATCATTTACAACAAGTGTCCCCCCAATGCCTCGG GGTCTGCCAGCCGCCGCTGTCTCCTCAGTGCACAGGGCGTGGCATATTGGGGACTGCCTAGCTTTGCCCGTTGCATCTCCCATGAGTACCGCTACCTGTACCTGTCA CTTCGAGAGCACCTGGCTAAGGGCCAGCGCATGCTGGCAGGTGAGGGCATGTCGCAGGTGGTAAGAAGCCTGCAGGAGCTACTGGCGCGGCGCACTTACTACAGCGGGGACCTGCTCTTCTCTGTGGACATTCTAAGGAATGTCACTGACACCTTCAAGAGGGCCACCTATGTCCCCTCTGCTGACGATGTGCAG CGTTTCTTCCAGGTGGTGAGCTTCATGGTGGATTCTGAGAATAAGGACAAGTGGGATGATGCTCAGCAG GTGTCTCCCGGCTCTGTGCACTTGCTGCGTGTTGTGGAAGACTTCATTCACCTCGTGGGTGATGCTCTCAAGGCCTTCCAGAGTTCTCTGATTGTCACGGACAATCTAG TGATCAGCATTCAGAGAGAACCCATCTCAGCAGTATCCAGTGACATCACATTTCCCATGCGGGGCCGCAGGGGCATGAAGGACTGGGTGCGCCACTCAGAGGACCGCCTCTTCCTACCCAAGGAGGTGCTCAGCCTGTCCCCCCCAGGGAAGCCGGCCACACCTGGGGCAGCTACAGCAGGCAGcccaggcagggggaggggcccaGGAACGGTGCCCCCTGGCCCAGGCCACGCCCACCAGCGCCTTCTCCCAGCTGACCCAGATGAGTCCTCCTACTTTGTGATCGGTGCTGTGCTCTACCGCACCCTCGGCctcatcctcccaccccccag GCCTCCGCTTGCTGTTACCTCCCGGGTGATGACAGTGACTGTGCGTCCCCCCACCCAGCCTCCCGCTGAGCCCCTCATCACAGTGGAGCTCTCCTATATCATCAAT GGCACCACCGATCCCCACTGTGCCAGCTGGGACTATTCGAGAGC AGATGCCAGCTCAGGGGACTGGAACACTGAGAACTGCCAGACCTTGGAGACCCAGGCAGCCCACACCCGCTGCCAGTGTCAGCATTTGTCCACCTTTGCCGTTCTGGCTCAGCCACCCAAAGACCTG ACCCTGGAGCTGGCAGGTGCTCCCTCGGTCCCCCTGGTGATCGGCTGTGCAGTGTCCTGCATGGCCCTGCTCACACTGCTTGCCATCTATGCAGCCTTCTGGAG GTTTATAAAGTCAGAACGCTCCATCATCTTGCTGAACTTCTGCCTGTCCATCCTGGCTTCCAACATCTTGATCCTCGTGGGCCAGTCCCGGGTGCTGAGCAAG GGCGTATGCACCATGACGGCTGCCTTCCTGCACTTCTTCTTTCTGTCCTCCTTTTGCTGGGTGCTTACAGAGGCCTGGCAGTCCTATCTGGCTGTCATCGGGCGGATGCGCACCCGCCTGGTTCGCAAGCGCTTCCTCTGCCTGGGCTGGG GTCTGCCGGCCCTGGTGGTGGCTGTGTCTGTTGGCTTTACACGCACCAAAGGATACGGTACATCCAGCTA CTGCTGGCTTTCCCTGGAGGGTGGCCTGCTCTACGCCTTTGTGGGTCCAGCTGCAGTCATTGTCCTG GTGAACATGCTCATCGGAATCATCGTCTTCAACAAGCTCATGGCTCGAGATGGCGTGTCAGACAAATCTAAGAAGCAGAGGGCCGG GTCGGAGCGGTGCCCCTGGGCCAGCCTGCTCCTCCCCTGCTCAGCGTGTGGAGCGATCCCCAGCCCCCTGCTCAGCTCAGCCTCGGCCAGGAATGCCAT GGCCTCACTCTGGAGTTCCTGCGTGGTCCTGCCTCTCCTGGCGCTGACCTGGATGTCTGCTGTCCTGGCCATGACAGACCGCCGCTCGGTCCTCTTCCAGGCACTCTTCGCTGTGTTCAACTCTGCGCAAGGCTTCGTCATCACTGCTGTGCACTGCTTCCTGCGCCGAGAG GTCCAGGACGTGGTCAAGTGCCAGATGGGTGTGTGCCGGGCCGATGAGAGTGAAGACTCCCCTGACTCGTGCAAGAACGGGCAGCTGCAGATCTTG TCAGACTTTGAAAAGGATGTGGACCTGGCTTGTCAGACAG TGCTCTTCAAGGAGGTCAACACTTGCAATCCGTCCACCATCACTGGCACTCTGTCCCGCCTGTCCCTGGATGAGGATGAGGAGCCCAAGTCTTGTCTCGTGGGTCCTGAGGGTGGCCTCAGCTTCTCACCACTGCCTGGGAACATCCTAGTGCCCATGGCGGCCTCACCAGGTCTAGgggagccaccaccaccccaagagACCAACCCTGTATACATGTGCGGGGAGGGTGGTCTACGGCAGTTGGACCTTACATGGCTACGGCCAAGCGAGCCAGGCTCTGAGGGGGACTACATGGTGCTGCCCCGGCGGACTTTGAGCCTGCAGCCTGGTGGTGGGGGCACAGGGGGTGAGGAGGCCCCAAGGGCCCGGCCTGAGGGGACCCCCCGGCGGGCTGCCAAGACGCTGGCCCACACTGAAGGCTACCCCAGCTTCCTGTCTGTGGAGCACTCAGGTCTAGGGCTGGGCCCTGCCTATGGGTctctccagaacccatatggGATGACCTTCCAACCACCACCACCGACACCCAGCGCCCGCCAAGTACCTGAGCCAGGGGAACGCAGCCGGACCATGCCCCGTACTGTGCCGGGCTCCACCATGAAGCTGGGCTCCCTTGAG CGGAAGAAGCTTCGGTATTCAGACTTGGACTTTGAG AAGGTGATGCACACCCGGAAACGGCACTCGGAACTCTACCATGAACTCAACCAGAAGTTCCACACTTTCGACCGTTACCGTAGCCAGTCCTCAGCCAAG GAGAAACCCAGCCCTGGGGAACGCCCTGGCCTGTCCCAGCACAGGAGACATCAAAGCTGGAGCACCTTCAAATCTATGACACTGGGCTCACTGCCCCCCAAGCCCCGAGAACGGCTGGCCTTGCACCGGGCAGCAGCCTGGGAGCCCACAGAACCGCCAGACGGCGACTTCCAGACAGAGGTGTGA